One genomic segment of Petrotoga sp. 9PWA.NaAc.5.4 includes these proteins:
- a CDS encoding Crp/Fnr family transcriptional regulator, producing the protein MDRVIDKISKINIFSNFTKGELLKIFDNIPYSVKEYSKGTLIRNSGERVEEFMILVNGEVITEMIDFNGKSLEIERVKAPDILASALLFAKENYLPVDVIAATNVILIYIEKKYLIKSFKENSDFLLSFLEDVGEKFNYVTEKLRITSFHTIREKITMYLLNLYNKQNKPKEITIPLTMDELASLFGVARPSLSRVISEMQKEGLFEKKGDKVILNNLKKPI; encoded by the coding sequence ATGGACAGAGTCATCGATAAAATAAGTAAAATAAATATTTTTTCAAATTTTACTAAAGGTGAATTACTTAAAATATTTGATAATATACCTTATTCGGTAAAAGAATATTCAAAAGGAACTTTAATAAGAAATTCTGGAGAAAGGGTAGAAGAGTTTATGATATTGGTCAATGGTGAAGTGATTACAGAAATGATCGATTTTAATGGAAAATCTTTAGAAATTGAAAGAGTAAAAGCACCTGATATCTTAGCCTCTGCTTTACTTTTTGCAAAAGAAAATTACTTACCCGTAGATGTAATAGCAGCCACCAATGTAATTTTAATTTATATTGAAAAGAAATATTTGATTAAATCTTTCAAAGAAAACTCTGATTTTTTATTGTCTTTTTTAGAAGACGTTGGAGAAAAATTCAATTATGTAACGGAAAAATTACGAATAACTTCTTTTCATACTATAAGGGAAAAAATCACAATGTATCTTTTAAATTTATATAATAAACAAAATAAACCTAAAGAGATTACAATTCCTCTCACAATGGATGAACTTGCCAGTTTGTTTGGCGTAGCTAGACCTTCTTTATCAAGAGTTATTTCAGAAATGCAAAAGGAAGGTTTATTTGAAAAGAAAGGAGATAAAGTGATTTTAAATAATTTAAAGAAACCAATATGA
- a CDS encoding cupin domain-containing protein has protein sequence MPNKEIDKVLLNNVSILKDLVGYQQGNVVSRTIIDKPTGTVTLFAFTKEQGLSEHTAPYDALVHVLDGEAEIIIDGKFYNVKEGEAIIMPANHPHRLTAKNEFKMILTMIKT, from the coding sequence ATGCCTAATAAAGAAATCGACAAAGTTTTATTAAATAACGTTTCTATTCTCAAAGATTTAGTTGGTTATCAACAGGGGAATGTTGTCAGTAGAACTATTATTGATAAGCCAACGGGAACAGTAACATTGTTTGCTTTTACTAAAGAACAAGGATTGAGTGAACACACAGCACCTTATGATGCATTAGTTCATGTTTTAGATGGCGAGGCAGAAATTATTATAGATGGAAAATTCTATAATGTTAAAGAAGGAGAAGCAATCATAATGCCAGCAAACCACCCTCATCGATTAACTGCAAAAAATGAATTTAAAATGATTTTAACTATGATAAAGACTTAA
- a CDS encoding Rpn family recombination-promoting nuclease/putative transposase, producing MNEINNPHDAFFKRNFGDIEIAKDFLKNYLPKNVAQAIDLEHIEKENGSYVDEEFQNVQSDLLWKTKINNNEGYIYILFEHKSYKDKKVIFQLLKYMLKIWEEKYDKTKNKIPIIIPIVVYHGETIWNIETNLINLIEGVKDIPEGMKRYIPSYEYEIYDFSPKSKAKIAGEAYTRLVIEVMRSAFEKDKERFYKAFKLMVELTNKMQDKEKADEVFEICLKYLLDTKDDIEIEEMEKVAKEESVERGELIMSIAEKLREEGIKKGIEKGIEKGKLEGEKETLINLLKVKYGKDLTKELEEKIRKASEEKINKLMEKFFEITLDELKEILK from the coding sequence ATGAATGAAATAAACAATCCACACGATGCTTTTTTCAAAAGGAACTTTGGAGACATAGAAATAGCAAAAGACTTCTTAAAAAACTATCTACCAAAAAATGTAGCACAAGCGATAGACTTAGAACATATAGAAAAAGAAAATGGAAGTTATGTTGATGAAGAGTTCCAAAATGTGCAATCAGATTTATTATGGAAAACCAAAATAAACAACAATGAAGGATATATATACATATTATTTGAGCACAAGAGTTATAAAGACAAGAAAGTCATATTCCAATTATTAAAATACATGCTCAAAATATGGGAAGAAAAATACGACAAAACGAAAAACAAGATACCAATAATAATACCGATAGTAGTATACCATGGAGAAACGATATGGAACATAGAAACGAATTTAATAAACCTAATTGAAGGAGTCAAAGACATACCCGAAGGAATGAAAAGATACATACCGAGCTATGAATATGAAATATACGACTTTTCGCCGAAATCGAAAGCAAAAATAGCAGGAGAAGCATACACAAGATTAGTAATAGAAGTGATGAGAAGTGCATTTGAAAAAGACAAAGAACGATTTTACAAAGCATTTAAGCTAATGGTAGAACTAACGAACAAAATGCAAGACAAAGAAAAAGCTGATGAAGTATTTGAGATATGTTTAAAATATTTGTTGGATACAAAAGATGACATTGAGATAGAAGAAATGGAAAAAGTAGCAAAAGAAGAATCAGTTGAAAGGGGTGAATTGATAATGTCAATAGCTGAAAAGTTGAGAGAAGAAGGTATTAAAAAAGGTATTGAAAAAGGTATTGAGAAGGGCAAACTTGAAGGAGAAAAGGAAACATTAATAAATCTTCTAAAAGTAAAATATGGCAAAGATTTGACTAAAGAGTTGGAAGAAAAAATAAGAAAAGCAAGCGAAGAAAAGATAAATAAACTAATGGAGAAATTCTTTGAAATCACATTAGACGAACTAAAAGAAATTCTAAAATAA
- the hcp gene encoding hydroxylamine reductase: MEMFCYQCQEALNNEGCVFSGICGKTLETSNLQDLLIYILKGVSYWATKARELNTEDLDVDLYVAEGLFVTITNVNFDEERIVEYINEALEKRNIIENKFKEAYKRKYGKIFNEEVPGAAIWTPQEKTKDEYLEKAEEIGILSEENEDIRSLKSFLLFGLKGVAAYTDHAYVLKNSNEDILAFIEKALAQSLRDDITAEELTNLVLETGKYAVNAMALLDEANTSRFGNPEITEVYTGTYEAPAILVSGHDLLDLYEILEQTKGTGIKVYTHGEMLPANAYPELKKYDHLVGNYGGSWWKQQQEFEEFGGAIVMTTNCIQKPRESYKDIIFTTGLVGWPEVTHIPNRKDDGHKDFSPVIKKALEIGPIKKREGKKITIGFAHEQTVKVADKIVEAVKTGKISKFYVMGGCDGRNKERNYYTNFAKELPQDTVILTAGCAKYRYNMLDLGDIDGIPRVIDAGQCNDSYSLVLTALKLKEAFGLNDINELPIEYNIAWYEQKAVAVLLALLYMGVKGIRLGPTLPAFLSPNVLETVAKTFDIKTI; this comes from the coding sequence ATGGAAATGTTTTGCTATCAGTGTCAAGAAGCTTTGAACAACGAAGGATGTGTATTTTCTGGTATTTGTGGAAAAACATTAGAAACTTCTAATTTACAGGATTTATTGATTTATATATTAAAAGGAGTATCGTATTGGGCAACTAAGGCTCGAGAATTAAACACAGAAGATCTTGATGTGGATCTTTACGTAGCAGAAGGATTATTTGTAACTATAACAAATGTCAATTTTGATGAAGAAAGAATTGTGGAATATATAAATGAAGCTCTTGAAAAAAGAAATATAATAGAAAACAAATTTAAAGAAGCTTATAAAAGGAAATATGGGAAAATATTTAACGAAGAAGTACCTGGTGCGGCAATATGGACTCCTCAAGAGAAAACAAAAGATGAATACCTTGAAAAAGCAGAAGAAATTGGTATTTTATCAGAAGAAAACGAAGATATAAGATCTTTAAAGAGTTTTCTATTATTTGGATTAAAAGGTGTTGCAGCTTATACTGATCATGCGTATGTATTAAAAAATTCTAACGAAGATATTCTCGCTTTCATTGAAAAGGCTTTAGCCCAAAGTTTGCGTGATGATATAACAGCTGAAGAATTAACAAATTTGGTTTTAGAAACCGGTAAATATGCTGTTAATGCTATGGCCTTATTAGATGAAGCAAATACTTCCCGTTTTGGAAATCCAGAAATAACAGAAGTTTACACAGGAACATATGAAGCACCAGCAATATTAGTAAGTGGACACGATCTTTTGGACCTTTATGAAATTTTAGAACAAACAAAAGGTACAGGAATAAAAGTATATACTCATGGTGAGATGCTTCCTGCGAATGCTTATCCAGAACTAAAAAAATATGATCATTTGGTTGGAAATTACGGGGGCTCTTGGTGGAAGCAACAACAAGAATTTGAGGAATTCGGTGGAGCTATAGTCATGACAACTAATTGTATCCAAAAACCAAGAGAATCTTACAAAGACATAATATTTACAACAGGACTTGTTGGTTGGCCAGAAGTAACTCATATTCCAAATAGAAAAGATGATGGACATAAAGATTTTTCACCAGTAATAAAAAAGGCATTAGAAATTGGTCCAATTAAAAAAAGGGAAGGAAAAAAGATTACTATAGGGTTTGCGCATGAACAAACTGTTAAAGTAGCAGACAAAATTGTTGAAGCTGTGAAAACTGGAAAAATATCAAAGTTCTATGTTATGGGTGGTTGTGACGGAAGAAACAAAGAAAGAAATTACTATACGAATTTTGCAAAAGAACTTCCACAAGATACTGTTATTCTTACAGCAGGATGTGCTAAGTACAGATACAACATGCTTGATTTAGGAGATATAGATGGAATACCAAGAGTTATAGATGCTGGACAATGCAATGATTCTTACTCGTTAGTATTAACAGCTCTAAAATTAAAAGAAGCTTTTGGATTAAACGATATTAATGAACTTCCGATTGAATATAACATCGCATGGTACGAACAAAAAGCTGTAGCAGTTTTACTTGCTCTACTTTATATGGGAGTAAAGGGAATAAGGTTAGGTCCAACATTACCTGCTTTTCTTTCTCCAAATGTCTTAGAAACAGTTGCTAAAACATTTGATATTAAAACAATATAG
- a CDS encoding DUF401 family protein, whose translation MAVVAIFSGLISMVISIKLIKKVHWAILIATIVTALVSLNLEYIGKSFLQTLTQKDFYEIIIVIYGIYLLSDTMKASGNSQSFANSIKYLFTPKQAIGLMPMLLGLLPTPGGAMFTAPMVKDIADENNLNRIEVTAMNYWFRRSMEFFWILYPALLLESALTGITLTKLLIIQLPIGLFAIIGGWIYFKNGKIRWKSDKTLWKQAIKSVFPILIIIVGVIISIPGWFVVLLVSTLYCVYHKNYKDFLNIRWETIALLLFVFWYKNFISASNLSNDFVDNLTAFGVSPWWIIILSPIVIGLITGITQAGFAVTMPIALSFVEAGIIPLMPVAITTYFFSVVGVLISPVHLCLLLTSKYFGVTIFSVIKKIMIPIIFSLVGYLVVTLFLIL comes from the coding sequence GTGGCTGTTGTAGCTATTTTTTCTGGATTAATTAGTATGGTAATATCTATAAAATTGATTAAAAAAGTGCATTGGGCTATATTAATAGCTACCATAGTTACTGCCTTAGTTTCTTTGAATTTAGAATATATTGGAAAAAGTTTTTTGCAAACTTTAACTCAAAAAGATTTTTATGAAATAATTATCGTAATATACGGAATTTATTTACTATCAGATACAATGAAAGCAAGCGGAAATTCTCAAAGTTTTGCAAATAGTATAAAATACTTGTTTACTCCTAAGCAAGCAATTGGATTAATGCCTATGTTATTAGGCTTACTACCAACGCCTGGTGGAGCCATGTTTACTGCACCTATGGTTAAAGATATTGCAGATGAAAATAATTTAAATAGAATAGAAGTTACTGCTATGAATTATTGGTTCAGACGTAGTATGGAGTTTTTTTGGATATTATATCCTGCTTTATTGTTAGAAAGTGCTTTGACTGGAATAACGTTAACAAAATTATTGATAATTCAATTACCAATAGGATTGTTTGCAATAATTGGAGGATGGATTTATTTCAAAAATGGAAAGATAAGATGGAAGAGCGACAAAACGTTGTGGAAGCAAGCTATTAAATCAGTCTTCCCTATTTTGATAATCATAGTAGGAGTCATTATTTCTATTCCTGGCTGGTTTGTAGTGCTATTAGTATCTACACTTTATTGTGTTTATCATAAAAATTATAAAGATTTTCTAAATATAAGATGGGAAACGATCGCTTTACTTTTGTTTGTGTTTTGGTACAAAAATTTTATATCTGCTTCTAATTTGTCTAACGATTTCGTTGATAACCTAACAGCCTTCGGTGTAAGCCCTTGGTGGATTATAATATTATCTCCAATAGTTATTGGCTTGATTACCGGAATAACTCAGGCAGGATTTGCCGTAACTATGCCTATTGCTTTGTCTTTTGTTGAAGCAGGCATTATTCCTTTAATGCCTGTTGCAATTACAACTTATTTCTTTTCCGTGGTAGGTGTTTTGATTTCCCCCGTTCATTTATGCCTTTTACTTACTTCAAAATACTTTGGTGTCACTATTTTCTCAGTAATTAAAAAAATAATGATTCCAATTATTTTTTCTTTAGTAGGATATTTAGTTGTTACCTTGTTTTTAATACTTTAG
- a CDS encoding TldD/PmbA family protein codes for MTIKQILDKAIINLVNKGLKGQINVFSVENKIASFSNGKLEQLSEGEIGNVGIKVITKDGKTSTSSTNILTQEGIMQALEKAIDMVKYTQEDEANDISDDKEFTYIDWAFDMDTKDMNLNEVMKLAENLEKKAKNADERIKFVRGAEYETSLTRIYFVNTNGLYKNALFTNASSSVSLAAIEGEKSSFGFDFEVAQSVRLIDIDRIVKNSVEFAISGLNAEVLKSGRYDIIMSPFASANFIGTLVTPLSGENVYKGKSFLREKLNQEVANKKVTLIHDPMNGSAPIITSFDNEGTNTSRFNVIEKGILKTYLHNIYSANKFGAKPTGNAFSSVNSPNPSIGTINLHFIANETKKEILNVSKALYVTNIMGMHTTDPSSGRFSVQISGRVIENGEFVGSFRGMTLAGTLSELLNNLEAIGTDFKYFGPVSGSTMLIKDLSVGGK; via the coding sequence ATGACTATAAAACAGATACTTGATAAAGCCATAATTAATTTAGTGAATAAGGGATTAAAAGGTCAAATAAACGTATTTTCAGTTGAAAACAAAATAGCTTCTTTCAGCAATGGAAAATTAGAACAATTAAGTGAAGGCGAAATAGGTAATGTAGGAATTAAAGTTATAACAAAAGACGGAAAAACATCTACTTCTTCAACAAATATATTGACTCAAGAAGGTATAATGCAAGCATTAGAAAAAGCGATTGATATGGTTAAATATACACAAGAAGATGAAGCGAACGATATTTCAGATGATAAAGAATTTACATATATTGATTGGGCCTTTGATATGGACACAAAAGATATGAATTTGAATGAAGTTATGAAACTTGCTGAAAATTTAGAAAAGAAAGCCAAAAATGCGGACGAAAGGATTAAGTTTGTACGTGGTGCAGAGTATGAAACATCACTTACAAGAATATATTTTGTCAATACTAATGGCTTGTATAAAAATGCATTGTTTACAAATGCCTCAAGTTCTGTTAGTTTAGCAGCTATAGAGGGAGAAAAATCTTCTTTCGGTTTTGACTTTGAAGTTGCACAAAGCGTGAGACTCATTGATATAGATAGAATTGTAAAAAACTCGGTAGAATTTGCTATTTCTGGACTTAATGCCGAAGTTTTAAAATCTGGTAGATATGATATAATTATGAGTCCTTTCGCTTCTGCGAACTTCATAGGAACCTTAGTTACTCCTTTATCAGGTGAAAATGTCTATAAAGGGAAATCTTTTTTGAGAGAAAAGTTGAATCAAGAAGTTGCAAATAAAAAAGTTACTCTTATTCATGATCCAATGAATGGTTCTGCTCCTATAATAACTTCTTTCGATAACGAAGGAACAAATACATCGAGATTTAATGTTATTGAAAAGGGCATCTTAAAAACTTATTTACATAATATATATTCGGCAAATAAGTTTGGTGCTAAACCAACTGGTAACGCTTTTTCTTCCGTTAATTCTCCTAATCCTTCGATAGGAACAATTAATTTACACTTTATTGCTAATGAGACAAAAAAAGAAATATTGAATGTTTCAAAAGCTTTGTATGTAACAAATATAATGGGTATGCATACCACTGATCCAAGTTCAGGCAGATTTTCAGTTCAAATAAGTGGAAGAGTTATAGAAAATGGAGAATTTGTAGGTAGTTTTAGAGGGATGACGCTGGCAGGGACTTTATCAGAGTTGTTGAATAATTTAGAAGCTATCGGAACGGATTTTAAATACTTTGGTCCTGTTTCAGGCTCAACGATGTTGATAAAAGATTTAAGTGTAGGTGGAAAATAA
- a CDS encoding LacI family DNA-binding transcriptional regulator: MKNNEFKVRYDEIAKLAGVSKSTVSRVFNHPEKVSEATKQIIYDVVNKLNFRPNVVARSLRLKKTNTIGMVIPDITNSFFSELVKGVQIKAHKNNYTIFIGNSLENDDMENEIIQGFLSRKVDGLIIVTTSTFPKYLNELNIPTIFVDRLISDDSFPQITSDNEKGGYIGLKYLISKRRKNILVVHGPLKFTNIPKRLEGCKKACEEYNRLNPHEKVTMDTYELSKVSINAGEYAGTLILKNIDKYDAIFALSDLLALGILKKIKKYIKIGQEISLLGYDDIKEDRFVDPELSTIRQDKFGMGKIAFDFVFSMLKGEKLIKNKIFLSVKVVERMSS; the protein is encoded by the coding sequence TTGAAGAACAATGAATTTAAAGTTCGATATGATGAAATAGCAAAATTAGCGGGTGTTTCCAAAAGTACCGTCTCTAGGGTTTTTAATCATCCTGAAAAAGTTTCGGAGGCTACTAAACAAATTATTTATGATGTTGTTAACAAACTTAACTTTCGTCCTAATGTAGTTGCAAGAAGTTTGAGACTAAAAAAAACAAATACAATTGGAATGGTAATCCCAGATATTACCAACTCTTTTTTTTCTGAGCTAGTAAAAGGAGTTCAAATAAAAGCTCATAAAAATAATTATACGATTTTTATAGGTAATTCTCTTGAAAATGACGATATGGAAAATGAAATTATTCAAGGATTTTTAAGTCGTAAAGTTGATGGATTAATAATAGTTACTACTTCAACATTTCCAAAATATTTAAATGAGTTAAATATCCCCACAATTTTTGTTGATAGATTGATTAGTGATGATTCATTTCCTCAAATTACTAGTGATAATGAAAAAGGAGGTTATATAGGGTTAAAATATTTAATTTCAAAAAGAAGAAAAAATATATTAGTTGTTCATGGCCCACTAAAATTCACTAATATTCCAAAAAGATTAGAAGGTTGTAAAAAAGCTTGTGAAGAATATAATAGACTAAATCCTCATGAAAAAGTAACTATGGATACCTATGAGCTTTCAAAAGTTTCGATTAATGCAGGTGAATATGCAGGTACTCTCATTTTAAAAAACATTGATAAATATGACGCAATATTTGCTTTAAGTGATCTTCTTGCTTTAGGAATTCTTAAAAAAATTAAAAAATATATAAAAATAGGCCAGGAAATATCGCTGTTAGGATATGATGATATTAAAGAAGACAGGTTTGTTGATCCAGAATTAAGCACTATTCGTCAAGATAAATTTGGAATGGGAAAAATTGCTTTTGACTTCGTTTTTAGTATGTTAAAAGGGGAAAAATTAATAAAAAATAAAATTTTTTTATCGGTCAAAGTGGTAGAAAGAATGAGCTCTTAA
- a CDS encoding TldD/PmbA family protein: MNLSKQQYLEILNNSLSSGGEYSEIFYEDVFGTNILYDNGKIEKVNFSSRKGASIRVVSEDETVFAHTNDPTFENLKSLADTLKKIASERFNSESIIKVENLEEKEKIDFSPFKIPFDTVSIDEKIEKVLKGVNLLKNADKRIKQITVSYSDSSRKVKVINSEGKIVEDIRNYPVYSVIVYAEDNNGNLYRGYSSDAANMGFEFFTDEMIEKLTKDVVRQVVSQIEGEDAPAGEFTVVLSSEAGGTMIHEACGHGMEADLVLSGSVYRDKVGKKIASEKINVVDDGTDKNKRGTLNYDDEGTPTKRTVLIENGILKGYMHSKITAKKFNVESTGNGRRESYMVLPIVRMRNTMILPGKDNPEDIIKSVKYGIFVRKMGGGQVDVISGDFQFGVDEGYIIENGELKNSIRGASLVGNGLKVLESIDMVGNDLGYGVGTCGKDGQGAPVSDAQPTIRIPKLIVGGIVKGGSK; encoded by the coding sequence GTGAATTTAAGCAAGCAACAGTATTTAGAAATATTGAATAATTCTTTATCTTCAGGTGGAGAATATTCAGAAATCTTTTATGAAGATGTTTTTGGAACAAATATTTTATATGACAATGGGAAAATAGAAAAAGTTAATTTTTCGAGTAGAAAAGGTGCAAGTATAAGAGTTGTATCAGAAGATGAAACTGTGTTTGCACATACGAACGACCCAACATTTGAAAATCTTAAAAGTTTGGCTGATACTTTAAAAAAGATAGCTTCTGAAAGGTTTAACAGTGAAAGTATCATAAAGGTTGAAAATCTTGAAGAAAAAGAAAAAATAGATTTTTCTCCTTTTAAAATACCATTTGATACGGTATCAATCGATGAAAAAATCGAGAAAGTTCTTAAAGGTGTTAATTTATTAAAAAATGCTGATAAAAGAATAAAACAAATTACTGTTTCTTATTCTGACAGTAGTAGAAAAGTTAAAGTCATAAATTCTGAAGGGAAAATAGTTGAAGATATAAGAAATTACCCTGTTTATTCGGTGATTGTATACGCAGAAGATAACAATGGGAATTTGTACAGAGGATACTCTTCTGATGCAGCTAACATGGGATTCGAATTTTTTACGGATGAAATGATTGAAAAATTAACGAAAGATGTTGTGAGACAGGTAGTTTCACAGATAGAAGGAGAAGATGCTCCGGCAGGTGAGTTTACGGTGGTTCTTTCTTCTGAGGCAGGCGGAACAATGATTCATGAAGCCTGTGGCCATGGAATGGAAGCAGATTTAGTTTTATCTGGTTCTGTTTACAGAGATAAAGTAGGTAAAAAGATTGCTTCAGAAAAAATTAATGTGGTTGATGATGGAACTGATAAAAATAAAAGAGGGACACTTAATTACGATGACGAAGGTACTCCAACAAAAAGGACTGTATTAATAGAAAATGGTATTTTAAAAGGCTATATGCATTCTAAAATAACTGCAAAGAAATTTAATGTTGAATCTACAGGAAATGGGAGAAGAGAGTCTTATATGGTATTGCCGATTGTTAGAATGAGAAATACAATGATTTTGCCAGGTAAGGATAATCCTGAAGATATTATAAAATCTGTAAAGTATGGTATTTTTGTAAGAAAGATGGGTGGAGGTCAGGTTGATGTTATAAGTGGAGATTTTCAATTTGGTGTTGACGAAGGTTATATTATAGAAAATGGAGAATTGAAAAACTCCATTAGGGGAGCAAGTTTAGTAGGTAATGGTTTAAAAGTTCTTGAAAGTATTGATATGGTAGGTAACGATTTGGGTTATGGAGTTGGAACGTGCGGGAAGGATGGGCAAGGGGCGCCTGTGTCAGATGCTCAGCCTACAATAAGAATTCCAAAACTTATTGTTGGTGGAATTGTAAAAGGAGGAAGTAAATAA
- the rplT gene encoding 50S ribosomal protein L20, whose amino-acid sequence MRIKRSVNARKKRKKFLKAAKGYRGTLSRRYKLARQQFYKSGKYSFAGRKEKKSNYRKLWITRINAAARAQGLKYNEFIHGLKLANVNINRKMLSELAIYDSDTFNQYVDIAKKALTTNTQS is encoded by the coding sequence ATGAGAATAAAGAGATCTGTGAATGCCCGAAAAAAAAGAAAGAAATTTTTAAAAGCAGCTAAAGGTTATAGAGGAACTTTAAGCAGACGTTATAAGCTAGCAAGACAACAATTTTATAAATCTGGTAAATATTCTTTTGCAGGTAGAAAAGAGAAAAAAAGTAACTACAGAAAATTATGGATAACTAGAATCAACGCTGCAGCAAGAGCTCAAGGATTGAAATACAATGAGTTTATTCATGGATTAAAATTGGCGAATGTTAATATAAATAGAAAAATGCTTTCAGAACTCGCAATTTATGATTCAGATACATTCAATCAATATGTAGATATTGCGAAAAAAGCGCTTACAACAAATACTCAATCTTAA
- a CDS encoding substrate-binding domain-containing protein, with protein sequence MKKTVLMIVLLTISFSLFAWNALEGTETVVAEKPYKIAALLKTLQNPFWVSMRDGLMEEAERQGITLDVYAAQTESDIAGQLAIMESIVQKDYDAILFAPITPTNLIPAIVKANKKGIVVANLDAAIDTKKLNEAGGNIVGFVSTNNYNVGKMAAEYIANLIKDGEVAVIEGISGEVSSENRKNGFLDGIKNYPNIKVVSVQPANWDRLKALDVATNMLTAFPNLKAIYACNDTMALGASQAVINSGKSGKIHVVGTDGIPEAVEAVKNGRISATIAQDPAGIGIATLRTAIFTLNAMDGEVPAQLITK encoded by the coding sequence ATGAAAAAAACTGTTTTAATGATAGTGTTACTAACGATTAGTTTTTCCCTATTTGCATGGAATGCTTTAGAAGGAACCGAAACTGTTGTAGCAGAAAAACCATACAAAATTGCTGCTCTGTTGAAAACTTTACAAAATCCATTTTGGGTTAGTATGAGAGATGGCCTTATGGAAGAAGCTGAAAGGCAAGGGATTACGCTTGATGTTTATGCTGCTCAAACTGAGAGTGACATTGCTGGTCAATTAGCTATTATGGAATCTATCGTTCAAAAAGATTATGATGCAATACTTTTTGCTCCTATAACTCCTACTAACCTTATTCCAGCTATCGTTAAAGCAAATAAAAAGGGTATTGTAGTTGCTAATTTAGATGCAGCAATAGATACCAAAAAACTAAATGAAGCAGGTGGAAATATTGTTGGCTTTGTTTCGACTAATAATTATAACGTGGGAAAAATGGCTGCGGAATACATAGCAAATTTAATAAAAGACGGTGAAGTAGCTGTAATAGAGGGAATATCAGGAGAAGTATCCAGCGAAAACAGAAAAAATGGGTTTTTAGATGGTATAAAAAATTATCCGAATATTAAAGTTGTTTCTGTACAACCGGCTAATTGGGATAGGCTAAAAGCTTTAGATGTTGCAACAAATATGCTAACAGCCTTTCCCAATTTAAAAGCTATATATGCATGCAATGATACTATGGCTTTAGGAGCTTCCCAAGCTGTGATTAATTCAGGAAAAAGCGGAAAAATTCATGTTGTTGGAACTGATGGAATCCCAGAAGCAGTAGAAGCAGTTAAAAATGGAAGAATAAGTGCAACTATAGCTCAAGATCCTGCAGGGATTGGCATTGCTACGTTGAGAACAGCTATATTTACTCTAAATGCTATGGATGGAGAAGTTCCAGCGCAATTAATTACAAAATAA
- the fsa gene encoding fructose-6-phosphate aldolase: MEIFLDTANIEEIRKGVDWGIVDGVTTNPTLVSKENAIFEERIKEICEVVQGPVSAEVVSTKYEGMVKEAEALAKLSEFVVVKIPLIPDGIKAIKTLSKKGIQTNATLVFSPLQALLAAKAGATYVSPFIGRMDDIGNTGMTIVGEIMEIFDNYGYNTKVIVASVRHPQHVLEAGLIGAHVVTMPFDVLEKMFKHPMTDIGLERFLQDWKKYQDYMANKK; the protein is encoded by the coding sequence ATGGAGATCTTTTTAGACACAGCGAATATTGAAGAAATTAGAAAAGGAGTAGATTGGGGAATAGTAGATGGAGTTACAACAAATCCTACCTTAGTTTCAAAAGAAAACGCAATTTTCGAAGAAAGAATAAAAGAAATTTGTGAAGTAGTTCAAGGACCTGTAAGTGCTGAAGTTGTATCTACTAAATATGAAGGAATGGTAAAAGAAGCCGAAGCATTAGCAAAATTAAGTGAATTTGTTGTTGTAAAAATACCTCTGATTCCTGATGGAATAAAGGCAATCAAAACACTATCAAAAAAAGGAATACAAACAAATGCGACTCTCGTTTTTAGCCCTTTACAAGCATTACTTGCAGCGAAAGCAGGAGCAACATACGTTAGTCCATTTATCGGAAGAATGGATGATATAGGCAACACTGGCATGACAATAGTTGGGGAAATAATGGAAATTTTTGACAATTATGGATACAACACTAAAGTAATAGTTGCAAGTGTAAGGCATCCTCAACACGTTTTAGAAGCAGGGTTGATCGGAGCACATGTAGTAACAATGCCGTTTGATGTATTGGAAAAGATGTTCAAACATCCTATGACAGATATAGGACTTGAAAGATTTTTACAAGATTGGAAAAAATATCAAGATTACATGGCTAATAAAAAATAA